The genomic interval AGATGAAGAAAGCGATCCGCCCGAAGGGTGGGTCGCTTTCTTCATGTTCGACGGAGCGGATCCGAACCGACGGATGCGGTCCCGGGGCGAACCTGTGAGGGTCGCCCACCCTGTGCGTGGTTCTCGCCGTCGCGCCACGTTGTCAGCTACCGTCGTCTCCGAGAGTCCAGAACGCCCGTGACCCGCGGGCGCCCACTACCCGGGGGGACAACGCATGACGAAGTGCATGACCGCAGCCGCCGCACTGATCATGGGCGCCCTGCTTCTCACCGGCTGCGCCGCCCCGAGCAGTGACGCCGCCCCCGATGAGGCCGTCGGCGTCGAGACCCCCGATAACGAGGGCGCCGACAACGAGAGCGCCGAGGTCGACATCGACCCCACGTTCGCGACCGCCGACGACGAGATGGCCCTGGGGGTGCAGATCGCCGGTCTGGCTCTGCTCGTCGAGTGGACCTCGGTCTCCTACATGAACGATGCCGGCTCCCCGAAGTCGCTCACACTCGTGAGCTCGGCAGACGCGGCCGAGGCGTTCGCCGGGTGGACGGATCGCCAGGATTGGTCCGGCTGGGCGACCTACGCGTCGACCGAGGATGAGCCGTACATGTTCACGGCGCACGGGCCCCAGGGTTCGGTGGTCGCCCAGCAGGTGGCCGACCAGAACACGTTCGGTGTGGAGTTCTCCACCGCCCAGTGATCCGCTGACCCTCAGGCGACGCCTCCGCGTCTCAGCGCGTGATGACGACCGGAACCGAGTCGTGCGGGTTCTTCTTCTGGCGCGACCGGATGAGGCGGTACTGGAGGCCGTACTTCTTCAGGAGGGCGGCGTCGAGCGCGTCGCGCGTCTCGGGACGGTCGTCGACGACGGCGTTCGCCTCGACCTCCGCGGTGCCCGGCTTCACCTTGCCGCGCACGTCGCACGGGGTGAGGGTGACGCGCGACGTGTGGGCGAGGCGCTTGACCTTGCCGGACTTCGCTCCCGTGGTCACGAGCAGTCGGTCGCCGTCG from Salinibacterium sp. ZJ70 carries:
- a CDS encoding PPOX class F420-dependent oxidoreductase, coding for MSDTAFADLARATYVLLTTYRRSGDPVSTPVWIVGDGDRLLVTTGAKSGKVKRLAHTSRVTLTPCDVRGKVKPGTAEVEANAVVDDRPETRDALDAALLKKYGLQYRLIRSRQKKNPHDSVPVVITR